From a region of the Theobroma cacao cultivar B97-61/B2 chromosome 8, Criollo_cocoa_genome_V2, whole genome shotgun sequence genome:
- the LOC18591268 gene encoding CST complex subunit CTC1 isoform X5 yields MEDVKIITVSDLLRHGRSHTGSSSPSPPIISHRSPQPPPGPSTPNPNTNRNALTLLGDAAILVGTLTLPTLTLKCPQQNCLEFSDDSSAICCDIVGLDLRIIGKKIHVLTWNFIHSKHLTGGFLEIVKWEFPDWSHGLSQCSGLIIDSFPLGSGSSESKPRNSKSYQINGRLESVSPVFVVPCSFNESNSCNSMNLRGFLVRIMACECKLCESKESVGVLYQGPDCHSFTEPVVVYFCESAWCWHPAMTKLIGNVVTISGLKKKLIFMGKESDLMFVVAENSVLHLPRLLKKCVPFPRNVVKGNGECGSYTGIVNNVYMQGMVVELDKEVWLLLTDQLLKPPHGLRVGAVISVRNVHFVNPKFSWAKLLVLGACFRTSIKVESFSPLETGCLIVSQSESQLGKFIESLAFSTRLWVLLLVSCFQKKFSGILSGKKILGSKHKKGLAQMFASSHLPSSVFRARHGVLMEFNKHESCGCASEPYHGNLKLVVTISSFIHHCETLWIKTLSQLDIVHPRSCGGKSYPPSKRKTFQSEDLGIVLVGRLKVSPSSGRLQLVDTTGSIDAIIPDLPSNWNPDSIFEVIDYSLTVEGIPESDHLWLFSNESFSCRSIFQCFSSTRTRNLKMFVYFHLCNATSRNLPFYPSLDCQDEVNETGNGTFHLIHITHKFPLLQKFRGDSMITKRSSVFAEAIVLPWYLFLAGKDGTVLPNKVSRDCTGGNCLDHAPRKRHKTDCASSCVSPGFKDNFGIASSEKSTCSSRETCGDQSCPRMSFSHEIPCLATIQGVNNFIFTSSGFLYRTKANAKISVVCKESADKILLEFTSESDLKYQLLQIGGFYLMKHHMEDPFCNIKKNDNFSGFKVLMSSGTYLRRVSFSAEVLTTDRSLHDPSLGDSSLCDDEVLPTDQLLKVASDSSVSDVHLHVSSSLIGLFEINTKELGKGLNVPGRGTNIEENSCLSSGIEAIMTASGLSSDPPGSNCLFPEGNLTSMRGDVIAFHSFDEGSTEFRSSCEDFHDLPHYMFYDGTNGCCIHVSMAHQTVRIFGSVGHHLFPTGFGPGINATFHRILEFRGQNTLMLTPVSVIVINSIRTINEAYRKKCFNLWSSSFMHKAPSTKLVASSGLISELIQCSSGNLNQFRCRVVAVHVLVLEKRKRKCNDLKSNMHSRPLSVDIPLACFVLDDGSSSCCCWANAERAATLLRLHELPPSAFEASGCIGKWVGMQNISRTSTISGRVLTGSTEDLDFLISVIFNACINTFWTVVAGVMDSNAVSLLKEHLVEMEMPMPPMQNLWATEVCYVNQLAEARDMIQKLVKRKHRGKHRRYQPAGHDEKDSWQADWLDSK; encoded by the exons ATGGAGGACGTGAAAATCATCACGGTCTCCGATCTACTCCGGCACGGTCGTTCCCACACCGGATCATCATCTCCCAGCCCTCCGATCATCTCTCATCGAAGCCCTCAACCGCCCCCTGGGCCTTCCACTCCAAACCCTAATACGAATCGTAATGCCCTTACCCTGTTGGGAGACGCGGCTATTCTTGTTGGAACACTAACTCTCCCAACCTTAACCCTAAAATGTCCCCAACAAAATTGCCTCGAATTCTCCGACGACTCCTCTGCCATCTGCTGCGACATAGTCGGACTGGATCTCCGTATCATCGGTAAGAAAATTCACGTTCTTACCTGGAATTTCATTCATTCTAAGCATCTTACTGGCGGATTCTTGGAAATTGTTAAATGGGAGTTTCCAGATTGGAGTCACGGTCTCAGTCAATGTTCCGGCTTAATAATTGATTCGTTTCCGTTAGGTTCGGGTTCTAGTGAATCCAAACCTCGCAATTCTAAATCCTATCAAATTAACGGCAGATTAGAATCAGTTAGCCCTGTTTTTGTTGTTCCATGTTCATTTAATGAATCAAATTCGTGCAATTCAATGAATCTTCGAGGTTTTCTTGTGAGAATCATGGCTTGCGAATGCAAATTGTGTGAGTCTAAAGAGTCTGTTGGGGTTTTATATCAAGGACCGGATTGCCATTCTTTTACTGAACCGGTGGTTGTGTATTTTTGTGAGTCTGCTTGGTGTTGGCATCCTGCAATGACTAAGCTTATTGGGAATGTTGTCACGATCTCGGGATTGAAGAAGAAGTTGATTTTCATGGGGAAGGAGTCTGATTTGATGTTTGTTGTTGCGGAGAACTCTGTTTTGCATTTGCCTAGATTGTTGAAGAAATGCGTACCCTTTCCTAGAAATGTTGTAAAGGGAAATGGTGAGTGTGGTTCTTATACTGGCATTGTCAATAATGTGTATATGCAAGGGATGGTAGTTGAGCTGGATAAAGAAGTGTGGCTTTTACTAACTGATCAGCTACTCAAGCCACCGCATGGCCTTAGGGTGGGGGCTGTT ATTTCTGTTAGAAATGTCCATTTTGTgaatccaaaattttcttgGGCAAAATTGCTTGTTCTTGGGGCTTGCTTCAGGACAAGCATCAAAGTAGAATCATTCTCACCATTAGAGACAGG GTGTCTTATAGTTTCACAATCAGAGAGCCAGTTGGGGAAGTTCATTGAGTCTTTAGCATTTTCTACCAGGCTGTG GGTACTACTTCTTGTTTCATGTTTCCAGAAAAAGTTCTCTGGGATCTTATCCGGAAAGAAGATTTTGGGATCAAAACAT AAGAAAGGACTTGCTCAAATGTTTGCTAGCTCACATTTACCTTCGTCAGTGTTTCGAGCACGG CACGGAGTGTTAATGGAATTCAATAAACATGAATCATGTGGCTGTGCTTCTGAACCATATCATGGCAACCTGAAGCTG GTGGTAACCATCTCCAGTTTTATCCATCATTGTGAGACCCTTTGGATAAAGACACTGTCACAATTGGATATTGTCCACCCAAGGTCATGTGGAGGGAAATCTTATCCACCATCAAAAAGGAAGACTTTTCAGAGTGAAGACTTGGGCATCGTTTTGGTAGGAAGGTTAAAG GTGTCTCCATCATCTGGAAGATTGCAATTGGTTGACACGACTGGTAGCATTGATGCTATTATACCAGACCTTCCATCAAATTGGAATCCCGACAGCATATTTGAG GTAATTGATTATAGTCTAACTGTGGAAGGCATACCTGAATCAGACCATTTATGGTTATTTAGTAATGAATCATTCTCATGCAGAAGTATCTTCCAGTGCTTTTCATCAACAAGAACAAGAAACTTAAAAATGTTTGTCTACTTTCACCTATGCAATGCAACGAGCAGAAATCTTCCCTTTTATCCATCTTTAGACTGTCAGGATGAAGTAAATGAAACTGGAAACGGAACATTCCATCTTATCCACATAACCCACAAATTTCCTCTGCTGCAGAAG TTTAGAGGTGATTCAATGATAACAAAGAGGTCTAGTGTGTTTGCTGAGGCTATAGTCTTACCATGGTATTTGTTTCTTGCTGGAAAAGATGGAACTGTGCTTCCAAATAAGGTTTCAAGGGATTGTACAGGTGGTAACTGCTTAGATCATGCTCCTAGGAAGAGGCACAAGACTGATTGTGCATCTAGTTGTGTGAGTCCAGGTTTCAAGGACAATTTTGGCATTGCTAGCTCTGAAAAAAGCACTTGTTCTTCTAGGGAGACCTGTGGAGATCAGAGTTGTCCGAGAATGAGTTTTTCTCATGAAATTCCATGCTTGGCTACCATACAAGgtgttaataattttatttttactagtTCAGGGTTTTTGTATAGAACAAAGGCCAATGCAAAGATTTCAGTTGTTTGCAAAGAAAGTGCAGATAAAATTTTGCTGGAGTTCACATCTGAGAGTGATTTGAAGTATCAG ttGTTGCAGATCGGTGGTTTTTACTTAATGAAGCACCATATGGAAGACCCCTTCTGTAATATTAAGAAGAATGATAATTTCAGTGGTTTTAAAGTTCTTATGAGTTCTGGAACATACTTGCGAAGAGTTTCGTTCTCTGCTGAGGTTCTTACAACTGATAGATCATTACATGATCCTTCATTAGGTGATTCTTCTCTATGCGATGATGAAGTCTTGCCAACAGATCAGCTATTGAAGGTTGCCAGTGATTCTTCTGTTTCAGATGTCCATCTTCATGTCTCTTCCAGTTTAATAGGTCTCTTTGAGATAAATACCAAGGAACTGGGGAAAGGCCTTAATGTGCCTGGTCGAGGTACAAATATAGAGGAGAACTCTTGTCTTTCTTCAGGCATTGAGGCCATAATGACTGCAAGTGGCCTGTCTTCTGATCCTCCTGGTTCTAATTGCCTCTTTCCTGAGGGTAACTTGACCTCTATGCGTGGAGATGTGATTGCTTTCCACAGTTTTGATGAAGGTTCTACTGAATTTCGTTCAAGCTGTGAAGACTTTCATGATCTGCCTCACTACATGTTTTATGACGGAACAAACGGTTGCTGCATTCATGTTTCAATGGCCCATCAAACT GTGAGGATTTTTGGATCTGTGGGCCATCATCTTTTCCCTACTGGGTTTGGACCTGGCATAAATGCAACATTTCACCGAATTCTTGAATTTCG GGGCCAAAATACATTGATGTTAACACCTGTATCAGTTATTGTGATAAACTCAATCAGGACTATCAATGAAGCATACAGAAAAAAGTGTTTCAATTTATGGTCATCTTCATTTATGCACAAAGCTCCCTCCACAAAATTGGTGGCTTCTTCTGGTTTAATTTCTGAATTGATCCAATGCTCAAGTGGCAATCTAAATCAATTTCGCTGCAGA GTTGTTGCTGTTCATGTCCTGGTTCTagagaagaggaagaggaaaTGTAATGACTTGAAATCGAACATGCACTCCAGGCCTCTTAGTGTAGACATTCCTCTCGCTTGCTTTGTATTGG ATGATGGGTCATCCTCTTGCTGTTGCTGGGCCAATGCTGAAAGAGCAGCAACTCTGCTGAGGCTGCATGAACTCCCACCATCTGCCTTTGAAGCCAGTGGCTGCATAGGGAAGTGGGTTGGGATGCAGAACATCTCTCGGACCTCCACCAT TTCAGGAAGGGTGCTTACTGGCTCAACCGAGGACCTCGACTTCCTGATATCAGTTATTTTCAATGCATGCATCAATACATTCTGG ACTGTTGTTGCTGGAGTGATGGATTCTAATGCAGTCAGCTTGTTAAAAGAACACCTTGTTGAAATGGAAATGCCAATGCCTCCCATGCAAAATTTATGGGCCACAGAAGTTTGTTATGTTAATCAGCTGGCTGAGGCCAGGGACATGATCCAAAAACTTGTAAAAAG AAAGCACAGAGGAAAACACCGTAGATATCAACCAGCAGGACATGATGAAAAAG ATAGCTGGCAAGCTGATTGGTTagattcaaaataa
- the LOC18591268 gene encoding CST complex subunit CTC1 isoform X3 → MEDVKIITVSDLLRHGRSHTGSSSPSPPIISHRSPQPPPGPSTPNPNTNRNALTLLGDAAILVGTLTLPTLTLKCPQQNCLEFSDDSSAICCDIVGLDLRIIGKKIHVLTWNFIHSKHLTGGFLEIVKWEFPDWSHGLSQCSGLIIDSFPLGSGSSESKPRNSKSYQINGRLESVSPVFVVPCSFNESNSCNSMNLRGFLVRIMACECKLCESKESVGVLYQGPDCHSFTEPVVVYFCESAWCWHPAMTKLIGNVVTISGLKKKLIFMGKESDLMFVVAENSVLHLPRLLKKCVPFPRNVVKGNGECGSYTGIVNNVYMQGMVVELDKEVWLLLTDQLLKPPHGLRVGAVISVRNVHFVNPKFSWAKLLVLGACFRTSIKVESFSPLETGCLIVSQSESQLGKFIESLAFSTRLWVLLLVSCFQKKFSGILSGKKILGSKHKKGLAQMFASSHLPSSVFRARHGVLMEFNKHESCGCASEPYHGNLKLVVTISSFIHHCETLWIKTLSQLDIVHPRSCGGKSYPPSKRKTFQSEDLGIVLVGRLKVSPSSGRLQLVDTTGSIDAIIPDLPSNWNPDSIFEVIDYSLTVEGIPESDHLWLFSNESFSCRSIFQCFSSTRTRNLKMFVYFHLCNATSRNLPFYPSLDCQDEVNETGNGTFHLIHITHKFPLLQKFRGDSMITKRSSVFAEAIVLPWYLFLAGKDGTVLPNKVSRDCTGGNCLDHAPRKRHKTDCASSCVSPGFKDNFGIASSEKSTCSSRETCGDQSCPRMSFSHEIPCLATIQGVNNFIFTSSGFLYRTKANAKISVVCKESADKILLEFTSESDLKYQLLQIGGFYLMKHHMEDPFCNIKKNDNFSGFKVLMSSGTYLRRVSFSAEVLTTDRSLHDPSLGDSSLCDDEVLPTDQLLKVASDSSVSDVHLHVSSSLIGLFEINTKELGKGLNVPGRGTNIEENSCLSSGIEAIMTASGLSSDPPGSNCLFPEGNLTSMRGDVIAFHSFDEGSTEFRSSCEDFHDLPHYMFYDGTNGCCIHVSMAHQTVRIFGSVGHHLFPTGFGPGINATFHRILEFRGQNTLMLTPVSVIVINSIRTINEAYRKKCFNLWSSSFMHKAPSTKLVASSGLISELIQCSSGNLNQFRCRVVAVHVLVLEKRKRKCNDLKSNMHSRPLSVDIPLACFVLDDGSSSCCCWANAERAATLLRLHELPPSAFEASGCIGKWVGMQNISRTSTMYRLERILEKHDRITVKNTRSICDSFDQDFSVSVSSGRVLTGSTEDLDFLISVIFNACINTFWTVVAGVMDSNAVSLLKEHLVEMEMPMPPMQNLWATEVCYVNQLAEARDMIQKLVKRCICCSSCVCC, encoded by the exons ATGGAGGACGTGAAAATCATCACGGTCTCCGATCTACTCCGGCACGGTCGTTCCCACACCGGATCATCATCTCCCAGCCCTCCGATCATCTCTCATCGAAGCCCTCAACCGCCCCCTGGGCCTTCCACTCCAAACCCTAATACGAATCGTAATGCCCTTACCCTGTTGGGAGACGCGGCTATTCTTGTTGGAACACTAACTCTCCCAACCTTAACCCTAAAATGTCCCCAACAAAATTGCCTCGAATTCTCCGACGACTCCTCTGCCATCTGCTGCGACATAGTCGGACTGGATCTCCGTATCATCGGTAAGAAAATTCACGTTCTTACCTGGAATTTCATTCATTCTAAGCATCTTACTGGCGGATTCTTGGAAATTGTTAAATGGGAGTTTCCAGATTGGAGTCACGGTCTCAGTCAATGTTCCGGCTTAATAATTGATTCGTTTCCGTTAGGTTCGGGTTCTAGTGAATCCAAACCTCGCAATTCTAAATCCTATCAAATTAACGGCAGATTAGAATCAGTTAGCCCTGTTTTTGTTGTTCCATGTTCATTTAATGAATCAAATTCGTGCAATTCAATGAATCTTCGAGGTTTTCTTGTGAGAATCATGGCTTGCGAATGCAAATTGTGTGAGTCTAAAGAGTCTGTTGGGGTTTTATATCAAGGACCGGATTGCCATTCTTTTACTGAACCGGTGGTTGTGTATTTTTGTGAGTCTGCTTGGTGTTGGCATCCTGCAATGACTAAGCTTATTGGGAATGTTGTCACGATCTCGGGATTGAAGAAGAAGTTGATTTTCATGGGGAAGGAGTCTGATTTGATGTTTGTTGTTGCGGAGAACTCTGTTTTGCATTTGCCTAGATTGTTGAAGAAATGCGTACCCTTTCCTAGAAATGTTGTAAAGGGAAATGGTGAGTGTGGTTCTTATACTGGCATTGTCAATAATGTGTATATGCAAGGGATGGTAGTTGAGCTGGATAAAGAAGTGTGGCTTTTACTAACTGATCAGCTACTCAAGCCACCGCATGGCCTTAGGGTGGGGGCTGTT ATTTCTGTTAGAAATGTCCATTTTGTgaatccaaaattttcttgGGCAAAATTGCTTGTTCTTGGGGCTTGCTTCAGGACAAGCATCAAAGTAGAATCATTCTCACCATTAGAGACAGG GTGTCTTATAGTTTCACAATCAGAGAGCCAGTTGGGGAAGTTCATTGAGTCTTTAGCATTTTCTACCAGGCTGTG GGTACTACTTCTTGTTTCATGTTTCCAGAAAAAGTTCTCTGGGATCTTATCCGGAAAGAAGATTTTGGGATCAAAACAT AAGAAAGGACTTGCTCAAATGTTTGCTAGCTCACATTTACCTTCGTCAGTGTTTCGAGCACGG CACGGAGTGTTAATGGAATTCAATAAACATGAATCATGTGGCTGTGCTTCTGAACCATATCATGGCAACCTGAAGCTG GTGGTAACCATCTCCAGTTTTATCCATCATTGTGAGACCCTTTGGATAAAGACACTGTCACAATTGGATATTGTCCACCCAAGGTCATGTGGAGGGAAATCTTATCCACCATCAAAAAGGAAGACTTTTCAGAGTGAAGACTTGGGCATCGTTTTGGTAGGAAGGTTAAAG GTGTCTCCATCATCTGGAAGATTGCAATTGGTTGACACGACTGGTAGCATTGATGCTATTATACCAGACCTTCCATCAAATTGGAATCCCGACAGCATATTTGAG GTAATTGATTATAGTCTAACTGTGGAAGGCATACCTGAATCAGACCATTTATGGTTATTTAGTAATGAATCATTCTCATGCAGAAGTATCTTCCAGTGCTTTTCATCAACAAGAACAAGAAACTTAAAAATGTTTGTCTACTTTCACCTATGCAATGCAACGAGCAGAAATCTTCCCTTTTATCCATCTTTAGACTGTCAGGATGAAGTAAATGAAACTGGAAACGGAACATTCCATCTTATCCACATAACCCACAAATTTCCTCTGCTGCAGAAG TTTAGAGGTGATTCAATGATAACAAAGAGGTCTAGTGTGTTTGCTGAGGCTATAGTCTTACCATGGTATTTGTTTCTTGCTGGAAAAGATGGAACTGTGCTTCCAAATAAGGTTTCAAGGGATTGTACAGGTGGTAACTGCTTAGATCATGCTCCTAGGAAGAGGCACAAGACTGATTGTGCATCTAGTTGTGTGAGTCCAGGTTTCAAGGACAATTTTGGCATTGCTAGCTCTGAAAAAAGCACTTGTTCTTCTAGGGAGACCTGTGGAGATCAGAGTTGTCCGAGAATGAGTTTTTCTCATGAAATTCCATGCTTGGCTACCATACAAGgtgttaataattttatttttactagtTCAGGGTTTTTGTATAGAACAAAGGCCAATGCAAAGATTTCAGTTGTTTGCAAAGAAAGTGCAGATAAAATTTTGCTGGAGTTCACATCTGAGAGTGATTTGAAGTATCAG ttGTTGCAGATCGGTGGTTTTTACTTAATGAAGCACCATATGGAAGACCCCTTCTGTAATATTAAGAAGAATGATAATTTCAGTGGTTTTAAAGTTCTTATGAGTTCTGGAACATACTTGCGAAGAGTTTCGTTCTCTGCTGAGGTTCTTACAACTGATAGATCATTACATGATCCTTCATTAGGTGATTCTTCTCTATGCGATGATGAAGTCTTGCCAACAGATCAGCTATTGAAGGTTGCCAGTGATTCTTCTGTTTCAGATGTCCATCTTCATGTCTCTTCCAGTTTAATAGGTCTCTTTGAGATAAATACCAAGGAACTGGGGAAAGGCCTTAATGTGCCTGGTCGAGGTACAAATATAGAGGAGAACTCTTGTCTTTCTTCAGGCATTGAGGCCATAATGACTGCAAGTGGCCTGTCTTCTGATCCTCCTGGTTCTAATTGCCTCTTTCCTGAGGGTAACTTGACCTCTATGCGTGGAGATGTGATTGCTTTCCACAGTTTTGATGAAGGTTCTACTGAATTTCGTTCAAGCTGTGAAGACTTTCATGATCTGCCTCACTACATGTTTTATGACGGAACAAACGGTTGCTGCATTCATGTTTCAATGGCCCATCAAACT GTGAGGATTTTTGGATCTGTGGGCCATCATCTTTTCCCTACTGGGTTTGGACCTGGCATAAATGCAACATTTCACCGAATTCTTGAATTTCG GGGCCAAAATACATTGATGTTAACACCTGTATCAGTTATTGTGATAAACTCAATCAGGACTATCAATGAAGCATACAGAAAAAAGTGTTTCAATTTATGGTCATCTTCATTTATGCACAAAGCTCCCTCCACAAAATTGGTGGCTTCTTCTGGTTTAATTTCTGAATTGATCCAATGCTCAAGTGGCAATCTAAATCAATTTCGCTGCAGA GTTGTTGCTGTTCATGTCCTGGTTCTagagaagaggaagaggaaaTGTAATGACTTGAAATCGAACATGCACTCCAGGCCTCTTAGTGTAGACATTCCTCTCGCTTGCTTTGTATTGG ATGATGGGTCATCCTCTTGCTGTTGCTGGGCCAATGCTGAAAGAGCAGCAACTCTGCTGAGGCTGCATGAACTCCCACCATCTGCCTTTGAAGCCAGTGGCTGCATAGGGAAGTGGGTTGGGATGCAGAACATCTCTCGGACCTCCACCATGTATCGTCTTGAAAGAATTTTAGAGAAGCATGACAGGATTACTGTCAAAAACACTAGGTCAATCTGTGATTCTTTTGATCAAGATTTTTCTGTTTCTGTTAGTTCAGGAAGGGTGCTTACTGGCTCAACCGAGGACCTCGACTTCCTGATATCAGTTATTTTCAATGCATGCATCAATACATTCTGG ACTGTTGTTGCTGGAGTGATGGATTCTAATGCAGTCAGCTTGTTAAAAGAACACCTTGTTGAAATGGAAATGCCAATGCCTCCCATGCAAAATTTATGGGCCACAGAAGTTTGTTATGTTAATCAGCTGGCTGAGGCCAGGGACATGATCCAAAAACTTGTAAAAAG ATGCATTTGCTGCTCAAGCTGCGTCTGTTGTTGA